The following DNA comes from Notolabrus celidotus isolate fNotCel1 chromosome 12, fNotCel1.pri, whole genome shotgun sequence.
acacacacacacacacacacacacacacacacttctgtttattttatttaagtttgctttaaatacagttgacagcaacaaacaaggtttggttttgacTTTGTTACCTTTCTTTGACGTGCTGTGAGAGGgcacacagtctctcctcctgtcttctgTCTCTATTCATTAATGCCCGAGTGCAGGGGGAGTGTCACTCACTGTAGCACcacaaaaggaaaaaattaATGAATTGAGAAAGAGGGTGGCCGGGCCTTCCTCtcatcacagtaatgacagggacacagagagcatcagtggtggtctcgaacAGTCTTGAGATTAAATATGGAGTCCGCCCAATcagagaccgagtcaagaccgggtaaaaatgctttcgattccgagacgagaccgaAGCCTTAAATAAGCGGTGtagagaccaagaccggtctcgagtactacaacactagtgtATTTGCTGGATGTTGCAACTTTAGCGCAACAGGTTTTTGCACAGTACCTGATTCTGGTGCATGTCTGCAGCCTCAAACCCGAAATACTCCCAAATGACCGATGAGCTGTTTCTCTCCGCTTCTTGGTACACTCAAGCCATTCCAAACATGTTAATGTTACGAAGCATGAGGAGCAGGTTAGCGGATTGGTTAGCGTGACCTGTCCACGAGTAGCATGCCGCTTCTGATTGGTGAGCTTGGCAGGATGGAAGGGAGATGGCATGTATGTGTAAAATAGTTGACACAACAGATCATGGGTCAGTCAGGAGCGCTGCAAAAAAACGCAGCTTTGGCAATCACATGATCGTGTTGTCTGAAATCGCAATTTCTATCAGGAAACAATAAATCGTTTGGCCCTATTATTTAATACAAACACTTATTTATAatataaagacacagagacgaGACTGCCGGTAGCCgttgtcctttctttcttactagttatagaaacaacaaacaatcacAAGCCAACATCTGATCACAACAGACAAACCCAATCGAGCACTGAGTGCTCGATCAAAATACATCACAGTAATGGCACTTCTCACaaacaggaggaaaaagaagtttgtttgtgtgtaggtgtgtctgtgtctctgtgtgttagtGGTGGTTTGTGCCGTCATCCGGGTCATTCACTTAACTCTTGTGACACTTATTTAATATTCCATTGCTGggatcttttagcccccagaactacttttcccgcaactaaaaggttcctgtgcccccattgttgtctgcgtttcgaccgcgggctgaagtcccgggtagattgtgcaaatcaggcctgTGACGTATGGACACATTCACGATGGGTTATaaagaagactactgttacaagctgctaaatcaaatgaatcacagcttcttttttgaaaagtacacacacatacaaatagaGCAAATACTGGGCTGCAATGACATCCTCATTCTCATCAGTGGTAATCTAAAAACGATTTAGTTATCTCTGTAAATTTATATCAGTGTGCAATTGCAGCTAACATTCCATTCTAGATCAAAATTTCAACCTGTGCAACAAACTGCTTGCTTTGCTTGAGGCAAAGGCCAAAGCGAAGCCTCTGATTAATGttatctacagtcatggccaaaagttttgagaatgatacaagtattacattttcacaaagtctgctgcttcagggtttttaggtgtttttgtcagatgtttctatggtataatgaaatacaattagaagcatttcataagtatcaaatgcttttattgagaattacacagaattcatgcaataagtcaatatttgcagtgttgacccttctttttcaagacctctgcaattctccctggcatgctgtcaatcaacttttggaccaaatcctgactgatggcagtccattcttgcataatcaatgcttggagtttgtcagaatttgtgggtttttgattgtccacccgcctcttgaggattgaccacaagttctcaatgggagaacaagatctggggagtttcctggccaagggcccaaaatcttaatgttttgttccccgagccattttgttatgacttttgctttatggcaaggtgctccatcatgctggaaaaggcattcttcatcaccaaactgcccttggatggttgggagaagttgctctaggaggacgttctggtaccattctttattcatggctgtgtttttaggcaagattgtgagagagcccactcccttgaccgaaaagcaaccccacacatgaatggtctcaggatgcttcactgttggcaagagacaggactgatggtagcgctcacctcgtcttctccgaacaagccttcctccagatgccccaaacaatcggaaaggggattcatcagagaaaatgactttaccccagtactcagcagtccagtccctgtaccttctgcagaatatcagtctgtccctgatgtttttactggagagaagtggcttctttgctgccctcttgacaccaggccttcctccaaaagtcttcgcctcactgtgcgtgcagatgcactcacacctgcctgctgccattcctgagcaagctctgcactggtggtggcccgatcccgcagctgtaacaccttcaggagacggtcctggcgcttgctggactttcttgggcgccctggagcctgtttggcaacaattgaacctctctccttgaagttcttgataattggatagacggttgactgaggtgcaatcttactcgctgctataaacttccctgttaggccctttttgtgcaatgcaatgatggctgcacgtgtttccttgcaggtaaccatggctaacagatgaggaacaatggtgtcatgcaccatcttcattttaaagtgtccagtcactcaatcatgacagattgatcgccagccttgtcctcaacacccacacctgtgttaatgtgtgtgacacctgtgtgtcattgaaatgatgttagctggtccttttgtggcagggctgaaatgcagtggaaatgtgtttttggtgataaagttcattttcaaggcaaagagggactttgcaattaatttcagttgagctgatcactcctcataacattctggagtatatgcaaattgtcataaaaactgaaacagcagactttgtgaaaattaatagttatgtcattctcaaaacttttggccatgactgtattgttgaactgagactcaccagccAGATTAATATGTACTACTGGGGGTATTTAAAAAATCAGGAAACAACAGTATTGGCATTCAAACAAAAGCAATGCCTGGAGAGAATTGTTTTGGCCGGAAGTTATAGGAGGCTAACAACTTGCTACACCAGAATTGTCTTGTAGTTGGCATGTTCCCAAAGGCATATCATCACCAGATGGTGATAACAAATGGGTAACCACACTGATGAATAAGTGGCTTTGTAACTCACTTCTTGAAAGAACCTATGCAGAGCTTCTAATTTCACTTGGATTTGCAGTCATGGGCCTTCAAATGAGAAGTACTTGATTAATTTATAATGTACTGGAATTGTAGGCATTAATGTGCAAACTGTGGAGGATTGAAAATACATGATTGAAAATCATGATGAAATATGACATGTCGTTTTTTATGGGGCTTacacattgttaaaaaaatatgtttccttttgaagcagttttgagtgttttcaaCAGTAACCATAAATGTTTTCAGACCAATTAACAATTAACCTCTTTTTTTCCACCAGATGGCTTTATCCATAACTCAGAGTCTTAGAATGGCTGCTGTTCTGAGGGAATGTTCAGAACAGTTAGACCTTCTTGGACATGCTCTGATTCTACAGATCGACAGGAAGGGAGGCTCTGCACCAACACAGGTGAATTCCCTTGTAGAGACGTTCCTCTATAATATGAAAGTGAAAACGTGATGAATAGTGGGCATCTGCAGAACTGGCCTGTGATTTGTCTCTTGTTCTCATATTggatttattctctttttttctttttgttctttgtgggtgtgcatgcatgcttgtTAGGAAAAAGCCAGGCTGACTAAGTTAAATACAGACTGGTAAGTggtgcagacacacaaacaaaaaaatcattatGTTGTGACTGACATCTGTACCAACAAGGTTTGTCTCTCCTGTCTCTGGCTGCAGTCAGTTAATCTCACAGCACATTTCCAAGCTGTATTCAGAGCTGGGGCAGAAGCACAATTTCACTTCTCTGCAGGAGGtgatagaggaagaggagcaaaTCAAGAAGGCTGAGAGCATGAGAAGGTTTGTCAGCGATTCATTCAAAACTATGCTATTCATAGTAATCTTGAGTATACATAGTATAAGTATATGACTAAAAAGCAATTTTGTTTACCCAGTGTTAATAATGGAAGCATAATGTTATAAAGAAAGTAATGAATAACCGAAGCAAAAATTGAGATGGAAGACCTGGGTTCTAACAGTAATATGAGTATATCCATATagggaagaaaaagaaatgctgaaacaaagaaaagacaatTTACAGAGAAAGCAGGGGGAGATCGATCAGAAACATGAGAAACTGGAGGTGAGAAACTAGGAccagaaaataatcaaatagtCTGCATGGATGTCTGTTAAGTGTGAGTAACAATCAGCTGAacccccctccaccaccaccaccaccaccaggatATGAACCAGCTCACCAAAGCCCTGTACCATCAGCTCAACAAAAAGTCTTCAGAAATTACCAACAAGAAGACCATGATTGCAAAAACCATTGAGTTGCAGCTCCAACAGTCACACAAAGAGACTGGCCAGACTGAGAAGCTGCAAGAGGAGCACTTGGAGGTGAGTTGTAGTTGCACTACTGTGCGAGTCTGTTTGTGTAACAAGCAAAGACCATGCACACAACCTAACCAGGCACACAATTATAATAAGCTTCTGTAATAGTAGAGAAAATGCTGCACTACAACTTTTAATCAATAGCACAATGGTTTATGTTCTATTGCAACAACAATGCATTGCTAGTGCTACTTGAATAAATAACAATGCAAGGTTGGTAAAGTGCTCACCTCTTGTAAAGCGGCTTAGTCAGCCCAGTGTCAGTCAACACCAGTTGTTCTGGCTAATTCATAGTTTTCACCTGACGCCACACACTTGTGGAACGCCCCCCTGGAGGGCAAAAGAAGCTTATTACTGCTACGGGGAAATGGCCAGACTCTGCTGCTAACTACGTGTTTAAACACTAAAAAGTGCCGGacagttgtttttcagttatATGATGAGGAGACAAGCCCTGTTTCTGCTTCTTACAGggatatttcattgtttttg
Coding sequences within:
- the iqcg gene encoding dynein regulatory complex protein 9, with protein sequence MALSITQSLRMAAVLRECSEQLDLLGHALILQIDRKGGSAPTQEKARLTKLNTDCQLISQHISKLYSELGQKHNFTSLQEVIEEEEQIKKAESMRREEKEMLKQRKDNLQRKQGEIDQKHEKLEDMNQLTKALYHQLNKKSSEITNKKTMIAKTIELQLQQSHKETGQTEKLQEEHLELLQKQLQWERRVHEELKMFLQNENKGLQQKLSQWQEHSKQMQWEMEQQLNNVQCNRTINSDRLMEKMRKFREMEQVVVEDRDKLMKLQLQQAEARAAIKLQAWWRGCLVRHDLHTFGKSEEDKKGKRKMEGKSKRKK